The following proteins are co-located in the Bdellovibrionales bacterium genome:
- the nusG gene encoding transcription termination/antitermination protein NusG produces MSADKKWYIVNVQTSCEAIAKTAIQERINALNMQDSFGEILIPAENVVELVKGKKATRAKKFFPGYIFVQMNMNEKNWHLVKSAAKVTGFIGGDKPKPVPDSEVLKVTQQMVQGAEKPKAKATFSVGDSVMVVDGPFSNFNGTVEEINDEKAKVKVSVSIFGRPTPVELDFIQVEKN; encoded by the coding sequence GTGTCAGCAGATAAAAAATGGTACATTGTCAACGTCCAGACCAGCTGTGAGGCCATTGCTAAAACAGCCATTCAAGAAAGAATAAACGCATTAAACATGCAGGATTCTTTTGGTGAAATTTTGATTCCCGCTGAAAACGTTGTCGAGCTCGTTAAGGGCAAAAAAGCGACTCGCGCTAAAAAGTTTTTCCCTGGCTACATCTTTGTTCAAATGAACATGAACGAAAAAAACTGGCACTTGGTAAAGAGTGCTGCAAAGGTGACTGGATTCATTGGGGGCGATAAGCCTAAACCAGTTCCTGATTCCGAAGTTCTTAAAGTCACTCAGCAAATGGTTCAAGGCGCTGAGAAGCCTAAGGCCAAAGCGACATTCTCTGTCGGTGATTCTGTGATGGTTGTGGACGGTCCGTTCAGCAACTTTAACGGAACAGTTGAAGAGATTAATGACGAAAAAGCCAAGGTTAAAGTCTCTGTGAGCATTTTCGGCCGTCCGACGCCGGTAGAGCTCGACTTTATCCAAGTCGAAAAGAACTAA
- the secE gene encoding preprotein translocase subunit SecE gives MEKSYNKVITISFVIGALLAAYVTKTIIGVLSNTWGTFARISNETWVQHGLPIGVGAIFFFVMVLNPKIRTWAADVTLEISKIVWPSIKDTRSLTIVVCIIIFVAALILSIFDVVSGNVIDFILDL, from the coding sequence ATGGAAAAAAGTTATAATAAGGTTATCACGATTAGTTTTGTTATTGGGGCGTTGCTTGCGGCATACGTCACTAAAACAATCATCGGTGTTTTATCCAACACTTGGGGAACGTTCGCACGGATCTCTAACGAAACTTGGGTTCAGCACGGATTACCGATCGGTGTAGGTGCTATTTTCTTTTTCGTGATGGTTTTAAATCCTAAGATTCGGACTTGGGCGGCAGACGTTACACTAGAAATCAGTAAGATCGTATGGCCCTCCATCAAGGATACTCGTTCTTTAACTATCGTTGTTTGTATTATCATTTTCGTGGCGGCTCTGATCTTGTCGATTTTCGACGTAGTTTCGGGCAATGTGATAGATTTTATTTTAGATTTATAA